Proteins from a genomic interval of Melospiza georgiana isolate bMelGeo1 chromosome 20, bMelGeo1.pri, whole genome shotgun sequence:
- the NAIF1 gene encoding nuclear apoptosis-inducing factor 1 — protein MAMASPPAPPAKKRKMNFSEREVEIIVEELERGKHLLVNHFNAGVPLAAKAAAWHDILRRVNAVATCHRELPEVKKKWSDLKTEVRRKVAQVRAAMEGGGDSQNGGGNGPEGEEPAGAAAAPVILTPMQQRICNLLGEATIISLPSGECGAGDGSDIPITASATTVTLTQIPAETAYHSLEDGVVEYCTTEAPATVTAEAPLEMMAHQHEVSAKPQELKSRIALNSAKLLQEQRVTNLHVKEIAQHLEQQNDLLQMIRRSQEVQACAQERQAQAMEGTQAALSALIQVLRPMIKDFRRFLQSNTPSPSVTTEPGQTGQQDGFKTDF, from the exons ATGGCCATGGCGTCGCCGCCGGCGCCCCCGGCCAAGAAGCGGAAGATGAACTTCTCGGAGCGGGAGGTGGAGATCATCGTGGAGGAGCTGGAGCGGGGAAAGCACCTCCTCGTCAACCACTTCAACGCGGGCGTGCCGCTGGCCGCCAAGGCCGCCGCCTGGCACGACATCCTGCGCCGCGTCAACGCCGTCGCCACCTGCCACCGCGAGCTGCCCGAGGTCAAGAAGAAGTGGTCCGACCTCAAGACCGAGGTGCGGCGCAAAGTGGCCCAAGTGCGGGCTGCCATGGAAGGGGGAGGCGACAGCCAGAACGGCGGCGGCAACGGGCCCGAGGGCGAGGAGCCGGCGggcgccgcggccgccccggTGATCCTCACCCCCATGCAGCAGCGCATCTGCAACCTGCTGGGAGAGGCCACCATCATCAGCCTGCCGAGCGGCGAGTGCGGCGCGGGTGACGGGAGCGACATCCCCATCACCGCGTCGGCCACCACGGTCACCCTGACCCAGA TTCCTGCAGAGACAGCCTACCACAGCCTGGAGGACGGCGTCGTGGAGTACTGCACCACAGAGGCCCCCGCCACGGTGACGGCCGAGGCGCCCCTGGAGATGATGGCCCACCAGCACGAGGTGTCTGCCAAGCCCCAGGAGCTGAAAAGCCGCATTGCCCTCAACTCAGCcaagctcctgcaggagcagcgaGTGACCAACCTGCACGTGAAGGAGATTGcccagcacctggagcagcagaacGATTTGCTGCAGATGATTCGCCGCTCGCAGGAGGTGCAGGCGTGCGCCCAGGAGCGGCAGGCGCAGGCCATGGAGGGCACGCAGGCGGCTCTGAGCGCCCTCATCCAGGTCCTCCGCCCCATGATTAAGGACTTCCGTCGATTTTTGCAGAGCAATACACCCAGCCCGTCGGTCACCACTGAGCCTGGCCAGACAGGGCAGCAAGATG